The Bacillus sp. F19 DNA segment GAAAAAAACGGGTATTTGCTCTTTGAGCCTCAAAATCAAAAAACGTATAATGGCATCATTCTATATCCTGGTGCAAAAGTTGATCCGAGAGGATATGCCTATCTTGCAGAGCAGTTAACTCAAAAAGGGTTCACTGCCGTCATTCCTAAAATGCCTTTTAACCTTGCTATTGCAGGCATCAGCAAAGCAGATAAAATCATAAATGATAGAGACGAAATTGAAAATTGGTACATTGGAGGACACTCTCTCGGAGGTGCGGCTGCTTCTATTTACGCGTTTGAACATCAAGAAAATATAAAAGGGCTTTTCCTCCTTGCTGCTTATCCGGCAGATTCCAGTGATTTTTCAAACACAGATTTTCCGATTCTGACCATCTATGCAGAACATGACGGATTAACAACCCTGGATGATATAAAAGAAACGAAACACCTACTGTCTGACAATACCTTTTATTACAAAATTAACGGCGGCAATCATGCACAATTTGGCATTTACGGAGAACAAAAAGGAGATAACAAAGCACAGATCAATGTCTTTGTTCAGCAAGATCAGATCATTAGAGAAATGAACAGCTGGATCGAGCGGATTGAGTAGAAAAGCGGGGAGATTTTCTCGCTTTTTTCCCCATTTACAAGTCGTAAAAAAACGGAAACAGGCAGCAGAATCATGCCGGTTTCCGTTTTTTTTATTTAGTCGCTTCCAAAAACTCTTCCACATCTTGCACAGTCAGCTGAACGGCTTTTTGCCAGAAATCCTCTTTTGTTAAGTCCACTCCTAAGTGTTTCATAGCCAAATCTTCTACCTGCATAGATCCTGTATCTTTTAAAAGAGAAATGTATTTCTCTTCAAATGCCGTTCCCTCTTCCAATGCTTTCGCATATATGCCAAGTGAGAACAGATAGCCAAACGTATATGGGAAATTATAGAACGGCACCCCGGTAATATAGAAATGCAGTTTAGATGCCCAGAAATGAGGATGGTACTCTCCTAAAGCATCACAATAAGCTTCTTTTTGTGCATCTTCCATTAATTGATTTATTTTTTCCGTGCTGACGATTCCTTTTTTGCGTTCCTCATAAAAAGAAGTTTCAAATAGAAAGCGGCCGTGAATATTCATAAGCAGTGCAACACTTCTTTGCACTTTATCTTCTAATAATGCCAAACGCTCTTCATCAGATTTTGCTTTTTTAACAGAAGCATCTGCCACGATCATTTCAGCAAATGTTGATGCTGTTTCAGCTACATTCATCGCATAATTGCGGTTAAGCGGATGCACTCCCGCCATTGCATGCTGATGGAAGGCATGGCCCAGTTCATGTGCAAGGGTTGCGATATTTGACGGGGTACCGGAGAATGTCATGAAGATTCTTGACTGGTCACTTTCGGTAAAACTTGTGCAAAAACCTCCCGGAGCTTTTCCAGGACGATCTTCAGCCTCGATCCAGCGGTTCTCAAATGCTTTTTTAGTAAATGAAGTCAGCTCTTCTCCAAAGTGGCTGAATTGATCTAAGATAAATTCAGCTCCCTCCTGATAGCTAACTTTCGCTTCTTTCCCGCCAATCGGCGCATCGAGATCGTACCAGCTAAGCTTATCGACACCAAGCAATTCTGCTTTTCTTTTTAAATAGCTTACAAGCGGCTGTTTATTCTCTGAAATCACCTTCCACATGACATCAAGGGTCTCGCGCTTCATTCTGTTGATCTCAAGCGGCTCACTCAGTACATCGTCCCAGCCCCGCTTTTCATATACATTCAGTCTAAAACCAGATAGATGGTTCAGCGTATGGGCAAATAAATCTGCACCGCTTCCCCACGCTTTTTCCCATTCTTCAAACACAGATTTTCTGACTGATCTGTCCGCATTTGAAAATTTATTGGCTGCCTGGCCTACAGACAATTCATGTACTTTGCCATCTTCTTTGTACGGTATTTTCACTTTGGAAACGAGAGTATCATAAAGCTGTCCCCACGCATGATAGCCGTTCACTGACAAAGCATTGATCAATGTTTCCTGCTCCATCTGCAGTTTGTTTTTTGCTCTGTTCCGGCGCTCGGTCAAGGCGAATTTTAATTCAGTCAATTCTTCAGCATTTACAAGTTCAGGCCAAACCGTATCGTCTACTTGAACAAGCTTTTGATCAAAGGCTGCCAATGCATTTTGAAACTGAGAGCTGAGTTGAGTAATCTTCCCACGAAGTACTGCGGCATGCTTATCATTTGTATCCTGAGCCTGCAGACATCCGACAAAAGCTCCTGCCTGCCTCATCCGTTTTGCAATACCCTGAAACTTCTCAAGAATCTCTCCTAAAAGGATGCTATCTTCTTTTGTTTGAGGTACTTTGATGCTCTCTGCCTGCACCTTAAATGAAGGAACATCAAGTTCAAGCTCCTCTAAATACTTTTTAAAGGCATCAGATTTGCTTCCACCTTCAAAAAACACATCTAAATCCCAAGTCTCAGCATACGTAGCAGCTTTCATCGCCATTCCCCCTGATATGTATTTCGGAACACCAAATAATCCCTCACTTGTCATTATAAAACAATTAACTAAAAATTTGTACAATTCTAATGGCAGGAAGCAAAAAAAAAGGTATGACGAAGTGTCATAGCCTCTGCTTTTATTTATTTGATTGTTTTATCTGATTTTGCATCATCGTCGTCCATAAGACCTTTAGTAGCATTCTTAAACTCCCGTAGCGTTTTGCCTGCCGCTTTACCCAGTTCAGGCAATTTTTTCGGTCCGAAAAGAAGCAATGCGACAAAGACGATCAACATAATTTCCCCGAATCCCAAGTTCATGATGAACCCTTCTTCCATATTAATTTAATAGATGATTTCACAGCAAAAAGAAAACGCTGCCTTTGTAAATTATAGTTGATTTATCCATCAATTGCAAAATGAAATCAGGGCGAGTTCCTCAGGGAAAATATAGAAATACATAAAATCCATTGACAAACACAAGCTGAGTTGGTAGTTTTATTTTATTAAAATATTATTTTTACTATAAATCCTCACTATAATCTCGGTGAGGTAGAGGTTGCACCAATTAAGAGTAGATTGCAAGAGGCTAGTGGAGCTGTTGACTGCAAATTCGAAAGGACTTGGTGCCGAAGTTTGAAACAGCCACTTTGTTTCTTGCTGGGACTGTATCGAATAGGTACTGGACTGCCACAGAGAATCTGTGGAGTGCTATCATGAGATTTTTGAGTGAGTTTTTTGTGTATTTTTGCGCATGGACTTGTTCCATGCGCTTTTTGTTTGTCAAAAATGATCCATTTCTCAAAAAAATACACACACTAATTATGCAGCCATAACATTATGGTTCTATTTATAGGAGGTTTAAGCATTGAAACAGAAAAAATGGGGATTTTGGCTTTTAACAGCCTTTGTAGTAGGAAATATGGTGGGCTCCGGAATTTTTATGCTGCCAAGCACACTGGCACAGACCGCAAGTCCGCTTGGTGTCACAAGCGCCTGGCTTGTAACCGGATTAGGTGTTTTAATGATTGCACTTGTATTCGGAAATTTATCAATCCGCAGACCTGACCTTACAGCAGGTCCGCAAAGCTATGCTAAAGCTTTATTTGATACTCCCAAAAAAGGAAAAGTCGCCGGATTCAGCATGGTGTGGGGATATTGGGTCGCAAACTGGATCAGCAATGTCGCGATCATCACAAGCTTCGCAGGCTATCTTTCTACATTCTTTCCGATTATGTCCGACGAATCTATTCTTTTTTCAATTGGTTCACAGGATGTTCAATTAGGAAGAGCCGTTACATTTATTGTTTGTACCATTTTGCTTTGGGGCACTCATACCATTCTTTTAACGAACTTGAGCGGTGCAGGCAAATTGAATTTTGTGGCTACTGCTTCTAAAGTAATCGGTTTTATGCTTTTTATCATCGCAGGTTTATTTGCATTGGAGTCAGCAGCGTTTGGAGAATTTTATTTCCCGGTGGAAGTAGAGCCTGGTGTGACTTACGGGCTGACAAATCAAGTTCAATTTGCTGCGATCTCGACTTTATGGGCATTCGTAGGAATAGAGTCGGCAGTCATTCTGTCAGGACGCGCGTCTTCTCAGCGTGATGTAAAAAGAGCGACCATCACTGGTCTAATCATTGCTGTGTTTATCTATATGATTATCACACTTATCACAATGGGCGTTCTGCCGCACGATCAGCTGCAGTCATCTGACAAGCCTTTTGTTGATGTTCTTTCAATCATTATTGGCGATGCCGGTGCAAATGCAATGGCACTATTGGCTGTTGTATCTTTGTTTGGATCAACGATCGGATGGATCCTGCTGTCATCTGAAGTGCCGTACCAGGCTGCAAAATCGGGTATTTTCCCTGCTTTCTTTGCTAAAACAAATAAAAAAGGAAGTCCGAAAAATGCTTTGATAATAACGAATTTGATGTCTCAAATCTTTATTTTCTCAACGATTTCCGGTACCATCAGTGAAGCTTATACATTCTTAACTACATCAGCTACACTTGCCTATCTTTTCCCATACCTTGTATCGTCTATCTTCTTCTTAAAGCTGATTGCCAAAGGAGAGACATATGATCTTATTAAAGGATCAAGAGTAAAAGACGGAATCATCGCCTCACTAGCCTGTATTTATTCTGTTTGGGTGATTGTTACAGGAACTGCTGATTTAAAAACATTTATACTTGGAGTCGGCCTTTTCTTTGCAGGATTTGTGATTTATCCGTTTTTGACGAAATATATGAAAAAACAAGATACTGGCTCAACCATATAATAGAAGGCTGCATGTTGAATGCAGCCTTTTTTAATTCTTTTTCCCCAAAAGCTGATCTGCGCAATATTCAATAATTTCCCTTCTTCTGATTATCCCTATAAAGATTCCCTTATCGTCTGTAACAGGTACAAAATTCTGTTCCATCGCCCTTGAAATAATGTTCTCCATTTCAGCATGAATGGATATTGGTTCATTCTTTCGATGGTAATTAAGTTCAGTTAATCGAATTTTTTCTGTGTTATGAAAATGCAAATCGGGTGTGTTTTTCAGCATCCACAGCAAATCACCTTCTGTAAGCGTTGTTACGTACTTCCCCTCATCATCAAGCAGCGGAACGGCTGAAAAACGGTGATATTCCATTCGTTCAAGCGCCTGCCTCATGGTGGCATTAATGTTTAAATAAACAACTTCCTTTTTGGGTATAAGAAAAAAAGCAATATTCATTTCTCCTGAACTCCTTTAAGATCGTCCATCTGACACGATGTGAATATCAATATTCTCTGTCTTTCTCATTATGGTATTCACAATGGAACCCTTTCTAATTTCTTCCCATCTTGTTCTTGCTGACTGACCGAGAAGGATTTGTGTAATGTGATACTGCTTAGCAATATCAATAATGACCTGAGCGGGCTTGCGGCTGCCTTCCTGCTCCAGCAAAAATACAGCATTAAATTGAGAAGCAAGTATTTTCCATTGCTCCGTTCTTTCCCGTTTTTCCTGTGTAAACGCCTCAGGGGATTCCTTGGTTACATTCAGAATATACAGCTGTGCTTTTAGCCGGTTTGCCATCCGCCAGCCTCTTCTGATTATTTTTTCGGCAGTAGGACCGTACCCGACACATACAAGGATTTTTTCATGAACACCGATTGGACCGTTCATCAAATTCCCGCTGAACTGCTCCATTTTTTCGTCTACATCATCTGCTACCTCTCTCAAAGCAAGTTCTCTAAGGGATGATAAATTAGTCACTGTAAAAAAATGAGCAAGGCTCTGCTCAATTTTTTCTGTGGCATAAATTTTCCCTTCTGCCAGCCGTTTTCGAAGGGTTTCCGGAGTAACATCAATCAGCTGAATTTCATGGGCATTTTGAACAAACAAATCAGGTACTCTTTCCCTGACTGCTATTCCTGTTATTTGCTGCACAATGTCATGTACGCTCTCCAGGTGCTGAATATTGACCGCAGACATTACATGAATGCCGGCATTTAAGATTTCTTCTACATCCATGTATCTCTTCTTATTTTTTGAGCCCGGGATGTTGGTATGGGCCAGCTCATCAATCACTATGACTTTTGGCTTTCTTTGCAGGATGGCATCTACGTTCAATTCTCTAAAGATACTTCCTTTATACTTCATTTCTTTCAGAGGAACCACCTCGATATCTTTAATCAGTTCCTCTGTTTCTTTTCTCCCGTGACATTCGATCAGCCCGATTGCGACATC contains these protein-coding regions:
- a CDS encoding alpha/beta hydrolase → MKKWIKNFSLIASAGLILSFAGFYIWSQITYKPAEELFNSTNIQNQNEKNGYLLFEPQNQKTYNGIILYPGAKVDPRGYAYLAEQLTQKGFTAVIPKMPFNLAIAGISKADKIINDRDEIENWYIGGHSLGGAAASIYAFEHQENIKGLFLLAAYPADSSDFSNTDFPILTIYAEHDGLTTLDDIKETKHLLSDNTFYYKINGGNHAQFGIYGEQKGDNKAQINVFVQQDQIIREMNSWIERIE
- a CDS encoding M3 family oligoendopeptidase — protein: MKAATYAETWDLDVFFEGGSKSDAFKKYLEELELDVPSFKVQAESIKVPQTKEDSILLGEILEKFQGIAKRMRQAGAFVGCLQAQDTNDKHAAVLRGKITQLSSQFQNALAAFDQKLVQVDDTVWPELVNAEELTELKFALTERRNRAKNKLQMEQETLINALSVNGYHAWGQLYDTLVSKVKIPYKEDGKVHELSVGQAANKFSNADRSVRKSVFEEWEKAWGSGADLFAHTLNHLSGFRLNVYEKRGWDDVLSEPLEINRMKRETLDVMWKVISENKQPLVSYLKRKAELLGVDKLSWYDLDAPIGGKEAKVSYQEGAEFILDQFSHFGEELTSFTKKAFENRWIEAEDRPGKAPGGFCTSFTESDQSRIFMTFSGTPSNIATLAHELGHAFHQHAMAGVHPLNRNYAMNVAETASTFAEMIVADASVKKAKSDEERLALLEDKVQRSVALLMNIHGRFLFETSFYEERKKGIVSTEKINQLMEDAQKEAYCDALGEYHPHFWASKLHFYITGVPFYNFPYTFGYLFSLGIYAKALEEGTAFEEKYISLLKDTGSMQVEDLAMKHLGVDLTKEDFWQKAVQLTVQDVEEFLEATK
- a CDS encoding twin-arginine translocase TatA/TatE family subunit, which translates into the protein MNLGFGEIMLIVFVALLLFGPKKLPELGKAAGKTLREFKNATKGLMDDDDAKSDKTIK
- a CDS encoding amino acid permease, producing the protein MKQKKWGFWLLTAFVVGNMVGSGIFMLPSTLAQTASPLGVTSAWLVTGLGVLMIALVFGNLSIRRPDLTAGPQSYAKALFDTPKKGKVAGFSMVWGYWVANWISNVAIITSFAGYLSTFFPIMSDESILFSIGSQDVQLGRAVTFIVCTILLWGTHTILLTNLSGAGKLNFVATASKVIGFMLFIIAGLFALESAAFGEFYFPVEVEPGVTYGLTNQVQFAAISTLWAFVGIESAVILSGRASSQRDVKRATITGLIIAVFIYMIITLITMGVLPHDQLQSSDKPFVDVLSIIIGDAGANAMALLAVVSLFGSTIGWILLSSEVPYQAAKSGIFPAFFAKTNKKGSPKNALIITNLMSQIFIFSTISGTISEAYTFLTTSATLAYLFPYLVSSIFFLKLIAKGETYDLIKGSRVKDGIIASLACIYSVWVIVTGTADLKTFILGVGLFFAGFVIYPFLTKYMKKQDTGSTI
- a CDS encoding CBS domain-containing protein; translation: MNIAFFLIPKKEVVYLNINATMRQALERMEYHRFSAVPLLDDEGKYVTTLTEGDLLWMLKNTPDLHFHNTEKIRLTELNYHRKNEPISIHAEMENIISRAMEQNFVPVTDDKGIFIGIIRRREIIEYCADQLLGKKN
- the kdpDN gene encoding KdpD-like non-kinase potassium sensor (KdpDN resembles contains the N-terminal sensor region of KdpD but lacks the C-terminal histidine kinase region.); its protein translation is MSENHPYFRRKTPQELLNEIAEEKRGKLKLYVGAAPGVGKSYKMLQDAHDLKLEVEDVAIGLIECHGRKETEELIKDIEVVPLKEMKYKGSIFRELNVDAILQRKPKVIVIDELAHTNIPGSKNKKRYMDVEEILNAGIHVMSAVNIQHLESVHDIVQQITGIAVRERVPDLFVQNAHEIQLIDVTPETLRKRLAEGKIYATEKIEQSLAHFFTVTNLSSLRELALREVADDVDEKMEQFSGNLMNGPIGVHEKILVCVGYGPTAEKIIRRGWRMANRLKAQLYILNVTKESPEAFTQEKRERTEQWKILASQFNAVFLLEQEGSRKPAQVIIDIAKQYHITQILLGQSARTRWEEIRKGSIVNTIMRKTENIDIHIVSDGRS